A genomic region of Herbaspirillum sp. DW155 contains the following coding sequences:
- a CDS encoding YifB family Mg chelatase-like AAA ATPase, whose product MSLAVLRSRALAGMSAPPVTVEVHLANGLPAFTIVGLPEAEVKEARDRVRAALQNARFEFPARRITVNLAPADLPKESGRFDLAIALGILAASEQIPGDRLDDHEYAGELSLSGQLLPIRGALAMTCAMQRQHQQDGHPRSFILPAANADEAALLPQAHILPATSLLEVCNHFSTRDPAARLQRHQARRATGTPAYPDFSDIKGQLQARRAMEVAAAGNHSILLVGPPGAGKSMLATRFPGILPPMTQEQALESAAVQSLTGRFDINRWQQRPYRAPHHTASAVALVGGGSPPRPGEISLAHHGVLFLDEIAEYPRSVLDVLRQPMESGHIVISRAARQAQFPARFQLVAAMNPCPCGLFGDAAGRCRCTPEVVKRYQARLSGPLLDRIDMQLQVAALSPAELAAQQPGEASAVMAQRVAHAFERQLQRQGKPNSQLSGSEIDRICRHDAAAAQLLQAAILRLNWSARAYHRVLKLARTIADLAGSSVITHAHVAEAVQYRRMLTGN is encoded by the coding sequence ATGAGCCTGGCGGTCTTGCGCAGCCGCGCCCTGGCGGGCATGAGCGCCCCGCCGGTGACGGTCGAGGTGCATCTGGCCAATGGCTTGCCGGCTTTCACCATCGTCGGGCTCCCCGAAGCCGAGGTGAAGGAAGCCCGTGATCGCGTCCGGGCGGCACTGCAGAATGCCCGGTTTGAATTCCCTGCCCGCCGCATTACCGTCAACTTGGCCCCGGCCGACCTGCCCAAGGAATCCGGGCGCTTTGACCTGGCCATCGCCTTGGGCATCCTGGCGGCTTCCGAGCAGATCCCGGGCGACCGCCTGGACGATCATGAATATGCCGGCGAACTGTCGCTGTCGGGCCAACTGCTGCCGATTCGCGGCGCGCTGGCGATGACCTGCGCGATGCAGCGCCAGCATCAACAGGATGGCCACCCGCGCAGCTTCATCCTGCCGGCCGCCAATGCCGACGAAGCGGCGCTGCTGCCGCAGGCCCACATCCTGCCGGCGACCTCGCTGCTGGAGGTCTGCAATCACTTCAGCACGCGCGATCCGGCAGCGCGGCTGCAACGACACCAGGCGCGGAGGGCCACCGGCACGCCGGCGTATCCGGATTTCAGCGACATCAAGGGACAATTGCAGGCGCGGCGTGCCATGGAGGTGGCGGCGGCCGGCAATCACAGCATCTTGCTGGTCGGCCCGCCCGGAGCAGGCAAGTCCATGCTGGCCACGCGCTTTCCCGGCATCCTGCCGCCGATGACGCAGGAGCAGGCGCTGGAATCGGCTGCCGTGCAGTCGCTGACCGGCCGTTTCGACATCAACCGCTGGCAGCAGCGCCCGTACCGCGCCCCGCATCACACGGCATCCGCAGTGGCGCTGGTCGGCGGCGGCAGCCCGCCGCGGCCGGGCGAGATTTCGCTGGCCCATCATGGCGTCCTGTTCCTGGACGAGATCGCAGAGTATCCCCGCAGCGTGCTCGACGTGCTGCGCCAGCCGATGGAGTCGGGACACATCGTCATCTCGCGGGCGGCCAGGCAGGCGCAGTTTCCGGCCCGCTTCCAGCTGGTCGCGGCGATGAATCCTTGCCCGTGCGGGCTCTTTGGAGATGCGGCGGGGCGCTGCCGCTGCACGCCGGAGGTCGTCAAACGCTACCAGGCCCGCCTGTCGGGGCCGCTGCTGGACCGCATCGACATGCAATTGCAGGTGGCGGCCCTGAGTCCGGCCGAACTGGCGGCCCAGCAGCCGGGGGAAGCCAGCGCCGTCATGGCACAGCGCGTCGCGCATGCCTTTGAACGGCAATTGCAGCGCCAGGGCAAACCCAACAGCCAGCTCAGCGGCAGCGAAATCGACCGGATCTGCCGGCACGACGCAGCCGCCGCCCAACTGCTTCAAGCCGCCATATTGCGGCTGAACTGGTCGGCGCGGGCCTATCACCGGGTACTGAAGCTGGCGCGCACGATTGCCGACCTGGCCGGGTCCAGCGTGATCACGCACGCGCACGTGGCCGAGGCAGTGCAATACCGGCGGATGCTGACCGGGAATTGA
- a CDS encoding CDP-alcohol phosphatidyltransferase family protein: MISIYQLKPRFQALLRPMVRALAQAGVTANAVTVLAMLVSLALGVLLFVAGPQRPALFLLLPLWMFLRMAFNAVDGMLAREFGQQSALGAYLNELTDVISDAALYLPFALVAPFGWASVGGVIFLSAVSEMTGALGPMVGAPRQYDGPMGKSDRAFLFGALGLWLGLAGNLPAWIFWALPVAVAAILLNIVNRIRSGLRAASHP, encoded by the coding sequence ATGATCAGCATCTATCAACTCAAACCCCGCTTCCAGGCGCTTTTGCGACCCATGGTGCGCGCCCTGGCCCAGGCCGGCGTGACGGCCAATGCGGTGACCGTGCTGGCCATGCTGGTCTCGCTGGCACTGGGCGTGCTGCTGTTCGTGGCCGGGCCGCAGCGGCCGGCGCTGTTCCTGCTGCTGCCGCTGTGGATGTTCCTGCGCATGGCCTTCAATGCCGTCGATGGCATGCTGGCGCGTGAATTCGGCCAGCAGTCGGCGCTGGGGGCCTATCTCAACGAGTTGACCGACGTCATCTCCGATGCGGCGCTGTACCTGCCCTTTGCACTGGTGGCCCCGTTCGGCTGGGCCAGCGTGGGCGGGGTGATCTTCCTGTCTGCGGTGTCGGAGATGACCGGGGCGCTCGGCCCCATGGTCGGTGCACCGCGCCAGTACGACGGCCCCATGGGCAAGAGCGACCGCGCCTTCCTGTTCGGCGCGCTGGGCCTGTGGCTGGGACTGGCCGGCAACCTCCCGGCCTGGATCTTCTGGGCGCTGCCGGTGGCTGTTGCCGCCATCCTCCTCAATATCGTCAACCGCATCCGCAGCGGCCTGCGCGCCGCCTCCCACCCATGA
- a CDS encoding accessory factor UbiK family protein, translated as MDKSPFFEDLQSKINKAIENSPAKDIEKNVKAMLSQGFAKLDLVTREEFDVQAQVLAKTRARLEALEARVAELEAQQKQTP; from the coding sequence ATGGACAAGTCCCCATTTTTTGAAGACCTGCAATCCAAGATCAACAAGGCAATCGAGAACTCTCCGGCCAAGGACATCGAGAAGAACGTCAAGGCCATGCTGAGTCAAGGTTTTGCCAAGCTGGACCTGGTGACGCGCGAGGAATTCGACGTCCAGGCCCAGGTCCTGGCCAAGACCCGAGCCCGCCTGGAGGCGCTGGAAGCGCGTGTTGCCGAGCTTGAGGCTCAGCAAAAACAGACTCCATGA
- a CDS encoding P-II family nitrogen regulator, with translation MKLITAIIKPFKLDEVREALSAIGVQGITVTEVKGFGRQKGHTELYRGAEYVVDFLPKTKIEAAVDDAIVERALEAIETAARTGKIGDGKIFVQDLLDVIRIRTGETGKDAL, from the coding sequence ATGAAACTGATCACTGCGATCATCAAACCGTTCAAGCTGGATGAGGTGCGAGAAGCCCTCTCCGCGATCGGTGTGCAAGGCATCACCGTGACCGAAGTCAAGGGCTTCGGTCGTCAGAAAGGCCATACCGAGCTGTACCGGGGCGCCGAGTATGTGGTCGATTTCCTGCCCAAGACCAAGATCGAGGCCGCGGTGGACGACGCCATCGTCGAGCGCGCCCTGGAAGCCATCGAAACCGCCGCACGCACCGGCAAGATCGGTGACGGCAAGATCTTCGTCCAGGATCTGCTGGACGTGATCCGTATCCGTACCGGCGAAACCGGCAAAGACGCTCTGTAA
- the amt gene encoding ammonium transporter, producing MSMKKMFSGALAIGALLLAVGFTAPAQAQDAPKPEAAAAAAAAPAAAAPAAPKADAAAPAAAAPAAPAAAAAAPAPVPNKGDTAWMLISTAFVILMTLPGLGLFYGGLVRSKNMLSVLMQCFVIFSLIYILWFVYGYSIAFTEGNAFFGGFDRLFLHGLNGDSNTGTFSKGVVIPELAFVAFQGAFAAITVALIIGSFAERVKFSAVILFSVLWFTFSYLPMAHMVWFWPGPDAFTDTAAAEKATAISGWLFQKGALDFAGGTVVHINAAIAGLVGSYVIGKRIGFGKEAFKPHSLTLTMVGASLLWFGWFGFNAGSALEANGSAALAFVNTILATAAAVLSWSFGEWIGKGKPSMLGAASGAVAGLVAITPAAGFVGVIGAVVMGLIAGLLCLWGVSGLKKILGSDDALDVFGVHGVGGILGAILTGVFAAPSLGGTGIYDYVTNAVAPDYSIGGQVWIQFQGVLTTVILSGVVSFIAYKIVDVVIGLRVTEEEEREGLDISSHGESAYH from the coding sequence ATGAGCATGAAGAAAATGTTTTCCGGCGCGCTCGCCATTGGCGCGCTGTTGTTGGCGGTAGGTTTTACCGCTCCGGCCCAGGCGCAGGACGCGCCCAAGCCTGAAGCTGCAGCGGCCGCCGCCGCTGCTCCGGCCGCTGCCGCCCCGGCAGCGCCCAAGGCCGACGCGGCCGCTCCCGCTGCAGCAGCACCGGCTGCTCCGGCGGCTGCCGCTGCCGCACCGGCACCGGTTCCCAACAAGGGCGACACCGCCTGGATGCTGATCTCGACCGCCTTCGTCATCCTGATGACCCTGCCGGGCCTGGGCCTGTTCTACGGCGGCCTGGTGCGCAGCAAGAACATGCTGTCGGTGCTGATGCAGTGCTTCGTGATCTTCTCTCTGATCTACATCCTGTGGTTCGTCTACGGCTACAGCATCGCGTTCACCGAGGGCAATGCCTTCTTCGGTGGCTTCGATCGCCTGTTCCTGCACGGCCTCAATGGTGACTCCAACACCGGCACCTTCAGCAAGGGCGTGGTGATTCCGGAACTGGCCTTCGTCGCCTTCCAGGGTGCGTTCGCCGCCATCACCGTGGCGCTGATCATCGGTTCCTTCGCCGAACGTGTGAAGTTCTCGGCCGTGATCCTGTTCTCGGTCCTGTGGTTCACCTTCTCCTACCTGCCGATGGCCCACATGGTCTGGTTCTGGCCGGGTCCGGATGCCTTCACCGACACGGCTGCCGCTGAAAAGGCGACCGCCATCTCGGGCTGGCTGTTCCAGAAGGGCGCGCTGGACTTCGCTGGCGGTACCGTGGTGCACATCAACGCCGCTATCGCCGGCCTGGTCGGCTCCTACGTGATCGGCAAGCGTATCGGTTTCGGCAAGGAAGCCTTCAAGCCGCATAGCCTGACCCTGACCATGGTCGGTGCCTCGCTGCTGTGGTTCGGCTGGTTCGGCTTCAACGCCGGCTCGGCCCTGGAAGCCAACGGCAGCGCCGCTCTGGCCTTCGTCAACACCATCCTGGCCACCGCTGCCGCAGTGCTGTCCTGGAGCTTCGGCGAATGGATCGGCAAGGGCAAGCCCTCCATGCTGGGCGCGGCTTCCGGTGCCGTTGCCGGCCTCGTGGCGATCACCCCGGCTGCTGGTTTCGTGGGCGTCATCGGTGCCGTGGTCATGGGCCTGATCGCTGGTCTGCTGTGCCTGTGGGGCGTGAGCGGCCTGAAGAAGATCCTGGGTTCGGACGACGCGCTGGATGTCTTCGGCGTGCACGGCGTGGGCGGTATCCTGGGTGCCATCCTGACCGGCGTGTTCGCAGCCCCCAGCCTGGGCGGCACCGGTATCTACGACTACGTGACCAACGCTGTTGCGCCTGACTACTCCATCGGCGGCCAGGTCTGGATCCAGTTCCAGGGCGTGCTGACCACCGTGATCCTGTCGGGCGTGGTCTCCTTCATCGCCTACAAGATCGTCGATGTCGTCATCGGCCTGCGTGTGACCGAGGAAGAAGAACGCGAAGGCCTGGATATCTCCAGCCACGGCGAATCGGCTTACCACTAA
- a CDS encoding bifunctional alpha/beta hydrolase/class I SAM-dependent methyltransferase: MTRSCQEHQFTTHDGQSLFYRRWPATGGQRRGAVVMFHRGHEHGGRMAHLVDELGLSDFDFYAWDARGHGRSPGPRGYSPSFAHSVRDIQTFIHHLRDQWQVAEEDMAVLAQSVGAVLVSTWAHDYAPRVRCLVLASPAFKVKLYVPFARPGLALQQKLRGNFFVNSYVKAKYLTHDRQRQVSYDSDPLISRPISVNILLALYEAAERVVADAQAITIPTQLLISGADWVVHHGPQHDFFARLGTTVKEKHVLPGFYHDTFGEKDRKIATDLAREFILRQFSQPWARPDLRQSHRQGPTFEESRRLSAALPALSSKGLYWAGYRANMKLGGLLSKGVALGHRTGFDSGSTLDYVYRNTPEGVGPLGRAIDRQYLEAIGWKGIRQRKLHVEELLRTALARLQADGQPLHVLDIAAGHGRYVLEALGPGPRPDSILLRDYSELNVQQGTALIAEKGLTDIARFVQGDAFDRASLAAVTPRPTVGIVSGLYELFPDNEAVTTSLAGLADAIAPGGYLVYTGQPWHPQLELIARALTSHRGGQAWVMRRRTQAEMDQLVAEAGFEKIEQRIDQWGIFTVSLARRKAA, encoded by the coding sequence ATGACTCGATCCTGCCAGGAACACCAGTTCACCACCCACGACGGCCAATCCCTGTTCTATCGCCGCTGGCCGGCCACCGGCGGGCAGCGGCGCGGCGCAGTCGTCATGTTCCATCGCGGCCACGAACACGGCGGGCGCATGGCGCACCTGGTCGATGAACTGGGCCTCTCCGATTTCGATTTCTATGCCTGGGATGCGCGCGGTCATGGCCGTTCGCCAGGCCCGCGCGGCTATTCCCCCAGTTTTGCGCACTCGGTGCGGGACATACAAACCTTCATACACCACCTGCGCGACCAGTGGCAGGTGGCCGAGGAAGACATGGCCGTGCTGGCTCAGAGTGTGGGCGCGGTGCTGGTCTCGACCTGGGCGCATGACTACGCGCCCCGCGTGCGCTGCCTGGTACTGGCTTCGCCCGCCTTCAAGGTGAAGCTTTATGTTCCTTTCGCGCGTCCGGGACTGGCCCTGCAGCAGAAGCTGCGTGGCAATTTCTTCGTCAACAGCTACGTAAAAGCGAAGTATCTGACCCACGACCGGCAGCGCCAGGTCTCCTACGACAGCGATCCGCTGATCAGCCGCCCGATCTCCGTGAACATTTTGCTGGCGCTGTATGAAGCGGCTGAACGCGTGGTCGCCGATGCCCAGGCCATCACCATTCCCACGCAATTGCTCATTTCGGGCGCGGACTGGGTGGTGCACCATGGCCCCCAGCACGATTTCTTCGCACGCCTGGGCACAACGGTGAAGGAAAAGCACGTCCTCCCGGGCTTCTACCACGACACCTTCGGCGAGAAGGATCGCAAGATCGCCACCGATCTTGCGCGTGAATTCATCCTGCGCCAGTTCTCCCAACCCTGGGCCCGTCCGGACCTGCGCCAGTCGCACCGCCAGGGTCCGACCTTCGAGGAGTCGCGCCGGCTCTCCGCAGCGCTGCCCGCCCTCAGCTCCAAGGGTCTGTACTGGGCCGGGTACCGCGCCAACATGAAGCTGGGCGGCCTGCTCTCCAAGGGCGTGGCGCTGGGCCATCGCACCGGTTTTGATTCGGGCAGCACGCTCGACTACGTCTACCGCAACACACCCGAAGGCGTCGGTCCGCTGGGCCGCGCCATCGATCGCCAGTATCTGGAGGCGATCGGCTGGAAAGGCATCCGCCAGCGCAAGCTGCACGTGGAGGAATTGCTGCGCACGGCGCTGGCGCGCCTGCAGGCCGACGGACAGCCGCTGCACGTACTCGACATCGCCGCCGGCCATGGCCGCTACGTGCTGGAAGCGCTGGGCCCGGGACCGCGTCCCGACTCCATCCTGCTGCGCGACTACAGCGAACTGAACGTGCAGCAAGGGACGGCGCTGATCGCCGAGAAGGGCCTGACCGACATCGCCCGCTTCGTGCAGGGCGACGCCTTCGACCGCGCCAGCCTGGCCGCCGTCACGCCGCGCCCGACGGTGGGCATCGTCTCCGGCCTCTATGAACTGTTCCCGGACAATGAGGCCGTGACCACCTCCCTGGCCGGCCTGGCCGATGCCATCGCGCCGGGCGGCTATCTGGTCTATACCGGCCAGCCCTGGCATCCGCAGCTGGAACTGATCGCACGCGCCCTCACCAGCCATCGCGGCGGCCAGGCCTGGGTCATGCGCCGCCGCACGCAAGCCGAGATGGACCAGCTGGTGGCTGAGGCCGGGTTCGAAAAGATAGAACAGCGCATCGACCAGTGGGGCATCTTTACCGTCTCCCTGGCCCGGCGCAAGGCTGCATGA
- a CDS encoding TorF family putative porin: MKKLILATAIAASFVSTVARAEDAKPDNELSFNAAVVSDYRYRGLTQTRFDPALQVGADYTHNPTGLYAGTWLSTIKWIKDAGALTGTDTKGNVEWDIYGGKRGDIGGGFTYDVGGLYYYYPGNTLANSGVKNANTFELYGQVGYGPAYFKYSQSLTNLFGNVNSKYSQYFDLGANIDTFYGVVLGLHLGRQEVRGNSQLSYTDWKIGLSKTFDEAAGITLGLAYVGTDLKDGVSTTPGSDGFKNVGKGGVVFSISKTF; encoded by the coding sequence ATGAAGAAACTGATTCTTGCAACAGCCATCGCCGCATCCTTCGTTTCTACCGTGGCCCGCGCAGAGGACGCCAAGCCGGACAATGAACTGAGCTTCAACGCTGCCGTGGTGAGCGACTACCGCTACCGCGGCCTGACCCAGACCCGCTTCGACCCGGCCCTGCAGGTTGGTGCTGACTACACGCACAACCCGACCGGTCTCTACGCCGGTACCTGGCTGAGCACCATCAAGTGGATCAAGGATGCCGGCGCCCTCACCGGTACCGACACCAAGGGCAACGTCGAGTGGGATATCTACGGCGGCAAGCGCGGCGACATCGGCGGCGGCTTCACTTATGACGTCGGTGGCCTGTACTACTACTACCCCGGCAACACCCTGGCCAACAGCGGCGTGAAGAACGCCAATACCTTCGAACTGTATGGCCAGGTCGGCTATGGCCCGGCTTACTTCAAGTATTCCCAGTCGCTGACCAACCTGTTCGGCAACGTCAACAGCAAGTACAGCCAGTACTTCGACCTGGGCGCCAATATCGATACCTTCTACGGTGTGGTGCTGGGTCTGCACCTGGGTCGCCAGGAAGTGCGCGGCAACTCGCAGCTGAGCTATACCGACTGGAAGATCGGTCTGTCCAAGACCTTCGACGAAGCAGCCGGCATCACTCTGGGCCTGGCCTACGTCGGTACCGACCTGAAGGATGGTGTCTCCACCACCCCGGGCTCGGATGGTTTCAAGAACGTCGGCAAGGGCGGCGTTGTGTTCTCCATCAGCAAAACTTTCTAA